A window of Akkermansiaceae bacterium contains these coding sequences:
- a CDS encoding DUF1501 domain-containing protein has translation MKKQPLCSGNPLAEWGARSSSRREFLHVGVLAGLGLTLPEFLKMQAHGAQKHYESKEGVAKSVIQIFLPGGIAQQESFDPKPYAPSEYRGPFGTIKTALPGVEFSENLKHLAKIADKFTVIRSMSHGEAAHERGTHNMFTGYRPSPALQYPSMGSVVAHELGSRKSLPPYVCVPNVPNIFANSGYLSSAYGPFGLGANPSQKGFKVRDLNMPAGVDDDRFYRRKSLLETVDEHFKSLEDSDALDSMDAFYKHAYSLISSQEAREAFDLSKEPDKLKDVYGRTPAGQRMLLARRLAESGVRFISLTAGGWDHHDNIKGGIQSNLPPVDQAVAALINDLDQRGMLDSTLVMLTSEFGRTPKINKTNGRDHWPRVFSVMLAGGGVKKGLVYGKSNALAAEPEEDKVGVADFATTIYNQIGINADKELMAPGGRPIEIVAGGSVIKDLLI, from the coding sequence ATGAAAAAACAACCATTATGTTCAGGAAACCCACTTGCAGAGTGGGGTGCCCGTTCGTCGTCGCGTCGGGAGTTTTTACATGTCGGGGTGCTCGCCGGCCTGGGGCTGACCCTGCCGGAGTTTCTGAAAATGCAGGCCCACGGTGCGCAGAAGCACTATGAATCGAAGGAAGGCGTTGCCAAGTCGGTGATCCAGATCTTCTTGCCCGGTGGTATCGCGCAGCAGGAGTCGTTCGACCCCAAACCCTACGCCCCCAGCGAATACCGGGGGCCCTTTGGCACCATCAAGACAGCCCTTCCGGGGGTGGAGTTCAGCGAAAACCTGAAGCATCTGGCGAAAATTGCCGACAAGTTCACGGTGATCCGGTCGATGTCCCATGGTGAGGCGGCTCATGAACGGGGGACGCACAACATGTTTACCGGCTACCGCCCCAGTCCAGCGCTGCAGTATCCGTCGATGGGCTCGGTGGTCGCCCACGAACTGGGCTCGAGAAAAAGCCTGCCGCCATACGTCTGCGTGCCCAACGTGCCGAATATTTTTGCCAACTCGGGATACCTGAGTTCCGCCTACGGCCCGTTCGGACTCGGTGCCAACCCATCCCAAAAAGGATTCAAGGTGCGCGATCTGAATATGCCGGCCGGTGTGGACGACGACCGATTTTACCGCCGCAAGTCGCTGCTGGAAACCGTCGATGAGCATTTCAAGTCGCTGGAGGATTCCGATGCGCTGGATTCCATGGATGCTTTTTATAAACACGCCTATAGTTTGATTTCCTCACAGGAGGCGCGCGAGGCATTCGATCTCTCCAAGGAGCCGGACAAACTGAAGGATGTGTATGGTCGGACCCCGGCGGGTCAGAGGATGCTGTTAGCCCGTCGGCTCGCTGAGTCCGGTGTTCGTTTTATTTCCCTCACTGCGGGGGGCTGGGATCATCACGACAATATCAAGGGGGGAATCCAGAGCAACCTGCCACCGGTCGACCAGGCGGTGGCGGCTCTGATCAATGATTTGGATCAGCGGGGTATGCTCGATAGCACGCTGGTCATGCTGACATCGGAGTTTGGCCGGACGCCCAAGATCAACAAAACCAACGGACGCGACCACTGGCCGCGGGTATTCTCCGTGATGCTTGCCGGTGGTGGTGTCAAAAAAGGACTGGTCTACGGCAAGTCCAACGCCCTCGCCGCCGAACCCGAGGAGGACAAGGTGGGCGTCGCCGATTTTGCCACCACCATTTACAACCAGATAGGTATCAATGCCGACAAGGAACTGATGGCACCCGGTGGTCGCCCCATCGAGATTGTCGCTGGTGGCAGTGTTATCAAGGATCTTCTTATCTAA
- a CDS encoding PPC domain-containing protein codes for MSIYRLVVAGMVSFFSATPLSAYSPELGTILPRGGQRGTEVEFNFHGKQLIEPQEIIFYKPGVSVKSLHKVKDSHVKAVLAIAPDAELGEHPVRLRCKGGVTYMRTFWVGQFATVNEAEPNNDFSKPQRVGFNTTVHGTAGLEDADYYGVTVKKGQRISAEVEGMRLGAVFFDPYLAILDSRRFELATSDDAPLLRQDAFVSVVAPEDGEYTVLVRESSYEGNDNCRYRLHIGGFSRPSAVYPPAAHPGVATTFRMIGDPAGDYAFQATPAGKEGSVHGLFAERDGLSSPSPNPVLLSALPFANESEPNNESRQATPEPPLDAPCAFHGIISKTGDVDWFRFHARKGQDLRIRVRGRSLRSPLDSVLILRDSKGKQINRNDDQGSLDSIIDFKPPADADYFVNVRDHLGKGGSDYTYRVEIDKREPTLSASLPVGLRNDSQYRKVICVPRGNRYATVVNVTRQNVACDCKLQADSLPQGVVMQHSAAPSNANSFLALFEAAPDAPIAGGLHHFSILDASPGSRVRGDLEEMIHHVEINNTGTFHSTYDDRITVAVIEEAPFHVDLFVPPVPIVQNGTARLKVTLRRAPGFDGAVKVTLPWKPPGIGSPTEITIPKGENEAFYNINASADAAVGNHQVCVVAESTTPKGLVMVSSALANLTVSEPFMTVTMEMASTIPGENTVLLCKVNHHQPIQGRAQMILHGLPHGVKAAPREIDANTKEVIFDLEVAKDATKGKHNALFCQILPRKKGYLIPHNTGHGGTLRINPPPPAPKVAKNGPAKPAVAKTAPKAAPPKPSKPLSRLEQLRQRKKQ; via the coding sequence GTGAGTATATACAGACTTGTCGTTGCAGGGATGGTGTCGTTTTTTTCGGCGACTCCACTGTCGGCCTACAGCCCTGAGCTCGGGACGATCCTGCCACGCGGCGGTCAGCGGGGCACCGAGGTGGAGTTCAATTTCCACGGCAAGCAATTGATAGAGCCGCAGGAGATTATTTTTTATAAGCCGGGGGTGTCGGTGAAATCACTCCACAAGGTGAAGGACAGCCACGTCAAGGCCGTGCTCGCCATTGCCCCGGATGCCGAGTTGGGTGAACACCCGGTCCGCCTGCGCTGTAAGGGCGGGGTGACTTATATGCGCACATTCTGGGTTGGCCAGTTTGCAACCGTCAACGAAGCCGAGCCCAACAATGATTTTAGCAAACCGCAGCGGGTGGGATTCAATACCACCGTTCACGGCACCGCCGGCCTGGAGGATGCGGATTACTATGGGGTGACCGTTAAAAAAGGCCAGCGCATCTCGGCGGAGGTCGAGGGGATGAGGCTCGGTGCGGTATTTTTCGATCCCTATCTGGCGATTCTCGACAGCAGGAGGTTTGAGCTGGCCACCTCCGATGATGCTCCGCTTCTCCGCCAGGATGCCTTTGTCTCGGTCGTGGCTCCCGAGGATGGTGAATACACGGTTCTTGTCAGGGAGTCGTCCTATGAGGGAAACGACAACTGCCGCTACCGTCTCCACATCGGTGGCTTCAGCCGTCCTTCAGCCGTCTATCCACCGGCCGCCCATCCTGGGGTTGCCACCACCTTCAGAATGATAGGTGATCCGGCGGGGGATTACGCATTCCAGGCCACCCCTGCGGGCAAGGAGGGATCAGTTCATGGGCTCTTTGCCGAGCGCGACGGCTTAAGCTCGCCGTCGCCTAACCCGGTGCTGCTGAGCGCCTTGCCCTTTGCCAATGAAAGCGAGCCTAACAACGAGTCCAGGCAGGCGACACCTGAGCCCCCCCTGGACGCGCCCTGTGCCTTCCATGGCATCATCAGTAAAACCGGAGACGTTGACTGGTTCCGTTTTCATGCCAGGAAAGGACAGGACCTTCGGATTCGTGTCCGCGGAAGGTCATTGCGATCACCCCTCGACAGCGTTCTAATTTTACGCGATTCCAAAGGCAAGCAGATCAACCGGAATGATGACCAGGGAAGCCTCGACAGCATCATCGATTTCAAACCACCCGCCGATGCTGACTACTTTGTCAATGTCCGCGACCACCTCGGCAAGGGGGGGTCTGATTACACTTACCGGGTGGAAATTGACAAGCGGGAACCCACCCTGTCAGCATCGTTGCCAGTTGGGCTGAGAAACGACAGCCAGTATCGTAAAGTCATCTGTGTGCCGAGGGGGAATCGTTACGCGACGGTGGTCAATGTCACTCGGCAGAACGTCGCTTGCGACTGCAAACTCCAGGCCGACTCCCTGCCTCAGGGGGTGGTGATGCAACATAGTGCGGCACCCAGCAACGCCAACAGTTTTCTCGCTCTGTTTGAAGCGGCCCCCGATGCTCCGATCGCCGGCGGGCTGCACCATTTTAGTATCCTCGATGCCAGCCCGGGGAGTAGGGTTCGTGGTGACCTTGAGGAAATGATCCACCACGTTGAGATTAACAATACCGGCACATTCCACAGTACCTATGACGACCGGATCACGGTGGCAGTCATTGAGGAAGCTCCCTTCCACGTGGATCTCTTTGTCCCTCCGGTCCCCATTGTTCAAAACGGCACAGCCCGGCTCAAAGTCACCTTGCGCCGGGCGCCCGGCTTCGATGGCGCGGTAAAAGTGACACTTCCCTGGAAGCCGCCGGGGATTGGTTCGCCGACGGAAATCACGATTCCGAAGGGGGAAAACGAGGCGTTTTATAACATCAACGCAAGTGCTGACGCCGCCGTGGGAAACCATCAGGTATGTGTGGTAGCCGAGTCGACCACCCCAAAGGGACTGGTCATGGTGTCATCGGCATTGGCAAATCTAACAGTATCCGAACCCTTCATGACGGTAACCATGGAAATGGCTTCGACCATCCCCGGGGAAAACACGGTTCTCCTCTGCAAGGTGAATCACCATCAGCCTATCCAGGGCAGGGCACAGATGATTCTTCACGGCCTTCCCCATGGGGTAAAAGCCGCCCCCAGGGAGATCGATGCCAACACCAAGGAGGTGATCTTTGATCTCGAAGTCGCCAAGGATGCCACCAAGGGCAAACACAACGCGTTATTCTGCCAGATCCTGCCGAGGAAAAAGGGTTATCTGATCCCGCACAATACCGGACACGGCGGCACGCTCAGGATCAATCCACCGCCCCCCGCACCCAAGGTCGCCAAGAATGGCCCTGCCAAGCCAGCGGTGGCTAAGACGGCCCCCAAAGCAGCTCCACCCAAGCCCAGCAAGCCTCTTTCCCGGCTCGAACAATTACGTCAGCGTAAAAAACAATGA